Part of the Microbacterium immunditiarum genome is shown below.
CTCACCGCGTGGGCGCAGCAGCGCGTCGCGAACGGCGGCTCGCGCATCAAGATCCGGCTCGTCAAGGGCGCCAACCTCGCGATGGAGCGGGTGGACGCGATCATGCACGGATGGTCGCTCGCGACCTACGGCAGCAAGCTCGACTCCGACGCGAGCTACATCCGGTGCCTCGACTTCGCGCTGCGCGCCGAGAACACGGCGGCGGTGCGCATCGGCGTCGCGGGCCACAACCTCTTCGACATCGCGTACGCGTGGCTGCTTGCCGGGCAGCGCGGAGTGCGCGCGCACATCGAGTTCGAGATGCTCCTCGGCATGGCGCAGGGCCAGGTGGCCGCCGTCTCGCGCGAGGTCGGCCACGTGCTGCTCTACGTGCCCGTCGTGCGTCCTGACGAGTTCGACGTCGCGATCAGCTACCTCGTGCGCCGCCTCGAGGAGAACGCGTCGAGCGAGAACTTCCTGTCGGCCGCGTTCGACCTCGCCGACGACCCGTCGATGTTCGCGCGCGAGCGCGATCGTTTCCTCGCGTCGATCCGGCGCGCGGCGGATTCCACGCTGCCGACCGGCCCGAACCGCACGCAGGACCGCACCGCCGTCGCCGAGGCGGCGCCCGCGACCCCGGGCCTTCGCTCGCGCGCGCGCCGGGCCGCCGAGGCGGGCCTCACGAAGGCGGTGCTCGGCATCGCACGCGCGGGCGAGCCGGCCGACACCGCGCCCGTCGAGCCCGACCGAGGGCCGATGCTCTTCGGCGGAGAGTCGTTCGTCGAGACGGCGGTCTACTCCCCGCGCGAGAGCGAGGTGCCGGCATCCGGCGCCCCCGGCTTCGAGAACGCGGCCGACACCGACCCGGCGCTCGCGGCGAACCGCGCCTGGGGGCGCGAGATCCTGGGCCGCGTCGACTTCTCGACCGCGGGCGACGCGACGATCCACGCCGCGCGCATCGACGACGCCGCCGCGCTCGAAGGCGTCGTCGCCCGCGTGCGCGAGGCGGCCGGTGCGTGGGGCGCGCTGCCCGCCGCCGAGCGCTCGGCCGTGCTGCAGGCCGCGGGTCGCGCGCTCGAGGCGCGCCGTGCGGAGCTCATCGAGGTCGCCGCATCCGAGACGGGCAAGGTGCTCGCCGAGGCCGACGTCGAGGTGAGCGAGGCCGTCGACTTCGCGAACTACTACGCCGCGACGGCGCGCGAGCTCGACCGCGTGAGCGGCGCCGTGTTCGTGCCGTCGCGCCTCACGGTGGTGACGCCCCCGTGGAACTTCCCGGTCGCGATCCCGGCCGGCGGAGTGCTCGCCGCGCTCGCCGCGGGATCGGGCGTCGTGTTCAAGCCCGCGCCGCAGGCGCGTCGCTGCGCGGCGGTCGTGGCCGAGGCGCTGTGGGAGGCCGGTGTCCCGCGTGATGTGCTCGCGCTGGTGGACATCGACGAAGGATCGCTCGGGCAGCGGCTCGTGTCGCACCCGGACGTCGACCGCGTCATCCTCACGGGCTCGTGGGAGACCGCGGCCCTCTTCCGCTCGTGGCGTCCCGAGCTGCCGCTGCTCGCCGAGACGAGCGGCAAGAACGCGATGATCATCACCCCGTCGGCCGACCTCGATCTCGCGGCAGGAGACCTCGTCAAGAGCGCGTTCGGCCACGCCGGCCAGAAGTGCTCGGCCGCGTCGCTCGCGATCCTCGTCGGACCCGTGGGGCACTCGCGCCGCTTCGCGCGTCAGCTCTTCGACGCCGCGACGTCGCTGCGCGTCGGGCCGCCGACCGACCCGCTGTCGGAGGTCGGCCCTGTCATCGAGCAGCCGCACGGCAAGCTCGAGTGGGCTCTCACGACCCTCGCCGAGGGCGAGAAGTGGCTCATCGAGCCGACGCTCGTCGACGCAGGACCCGAGTACACCGGGCGCATGTGGACCCCGGGCATCCGCACCGGAGTGCAGCCCGGATCGCGGTTCCACCGGGAGGAGTTCTTCGGGCCGGTGCTCGGCGTCATGCACGCGCAGTCGCTGTCGCACGCGATCCAGCTGCAGAACGCGGTGTCGTACGGCCTCACGGCGGGCCTCTACACGCAGGACCCGCACGAGCTCGCGCTGTGGCTCGAGCGCGTCGAGGCGGGCAACCTCTACGTCAACCGCGGCATCACGGGCGCGATCGTGCAGCGCCAGCCGTTCGGCGGGTGGAAGCGCTCGTCCGTCGGCGCGGGCGCGAAGGCCGGCGGCCCGAACTACCTCATCGGGCTCGGGAAATGGCGCGCGTCGGCGGGTGCGACGGTATC
Proteins encoded:
- a CDS encoding bifunctional proline dehydrogenase/L-glutamate gamma-semialdehyde dehydrogenase — protein: MVTNPIQGDTDLAAPGDDLASRAVGLAQRWIAESAQVDVDPSAERLAGVLKDPNGLPFTIGFVDGVMRPESLTAAATNLQRVAPLAPGFLPWSLRGAVRAGGAVAPVLPWPTVPIARRVLRRMVGHLVVDARPEKLGPAIAKIRESGAKLNLNLLGEAVLGEQEALRRLDGIHELIRRPDVDYVSVKVSAIASHISMWAFDEVVDKVVERLMPLYLTAATDGTFINLDMEEYRDLDLTIAVFTRILEDPRLRRLEGGIVLQAYLPDALPALKELTAWAQQRVANGGSRIKIRLVKGANLAMERVDAIMHGWSLATYGSKLDSDASYIRCLDFALRAENTAAVRIGVAGHNLFDIAYAWLLAGQRGVRAHIEFEMLLGMAQGQVAAVSREVGHVLLYVPVVRPDEFDVAISYLVRRLEENASSENFLSAAFDLADDPSMFARERDRFLASIRRAADSTLPTGPNRTQDRTAVAEAAPATPGLRSRARRAAEAGLTKAVLGIARAGEPADTAPVEPDRGPMLFGGESFVETAVYSPRESEVPASGAPGFENAADTDPALAANRAWGREILGRVDFSTAGDATIHAARIDDAAALEGVVARVREAAGAWGALPAAERSAVLQAAGRALEARRAELIEVAASETGKVLAEADVEVSEAVDFANYYAATARELDRVSGAVFVPSRLTVVTPPWNFPVAIPAGGVLAALAAGSGVVFKPAPQARRCAAVVAEALWEAGVPRDVLALVDIDEGSLGQRLVSHPDVDRVILTGSWETAALFRSWRPELPLLAETSGKNAMIITPSADLDLAAGDLVKSAFGHAGQKCSAASLAILVGPVGHSRRFARQLFDAATSLRVGPPTDPLSEVGPVIEQPHGKLEWALTTLAEGEKWLIEPTLVDAGPEYTGRMWTPGIRTGVQPGSRFHREEFFGPVLGVMHAQSLSHAIQLQNAVSYGLTAGLYTQDPHELALWLERVEAGNLYVNRGITGAIVQRQPFGGWKRSSVGAGAKAGGPNYLIGLGKWRASAGATVSKTLHLRGLDTRIAEVIEAAQPSLGFEEFEWVRRAALSDALAWDREFGQVKDVSRLGVERNLFRYRPVPGFAVRATADAPWHHTLRVALAGVRAGTPLTVSAPAGFPPAVRRALSEQGVAVYVETDEQWIERVGGVARAAEGDGADAVDLEPRPQRPPRVRLVGSAASVSALHRALAEVTGGDPDMAVYDNEVTTAGRIELLPFLREQSITITAHRFGNPDSWSEAVI